The following is a genomic window from Paenibacillus sp. FSL R5-0766.
TTTTCATGGTTCAGAGGTACAGCACCCGCTATTGAGAGCCGCACCTCACTTCCACTACTGTAAATCGAATATATGACCAGCTTCAGCATTACGGCTTCGACTTTTTCAGTTTTCCACCTCTTGCATACTTGGACAACTCTTTTGGCGGGGCAAAGCGTGCATACATGCGGAACACAGTCTTATATCGGCTCGCGATAGCATATTTGATCTCTTGGTCAAGACGATTATCACTCAGATCGAACAGCATTTCATCTAATTCTTTACGTAGCACATAGTCTAATTCCTTGCATTCCTTATCGTTAAACAACATACCCAGCATTAGAGTTCTCCTTTTTGTGCATAGCCTCTTTATCACACTTACACAAGTTTCATGCAACAACCCGTGCATTCGCTTTTATGGGTGCTGCTGGAACCCGTTTTATTGTTATGGTCAACTTTCTGAAAATTTATGAATGCCAACCAACACAAAATTTTATCCTCTCACCAGAGTATACGTAAGTGTGCTTTCGATGATTGCTGCAACAAGAAGCAAGATGACAACCCAGAAGGATGCCGTTAACGTCCTATTCATGAATGCTCTCCACCGGGTACCCATCGTATTTCGCTTGTCACTTCCAAGTTGTGCAAGGCTTTTGATAACCAGACCACCAAACTTCAGTCCGAAGGCGCAAGCAATAATAATGACCGGAATCTCAATAATGCCATGCGGAAGTAAACCTTTAACCACAATATCATAGAAGCTTGCTCCATAATTCATCGTGGTGTGCACCACAAATCCAAGGACCATCCCATTGATCAGCAGGAAGATGACAGGCAGAATTCCGAAGAATATACCGGCATAGATGACAAGTACACTTTTGATGGCATTATTGAAAAAGATAAACAGGAAGAAGTTCCATTGCACATTGCCCCCCTGCTCCAGCCGTTCACTGACTTCACGTAAACCTCCGATTTGGTTCAACAACAGTTCTTCCAGTGGTCCTGTACTCACCCACCCTGCCCCTATTCCAACAGCAAACAAAACTACGGACCAGATTAATGCACTGCGGATGGAACCAAGATCTTTAAGAAATGTACTGAATTTTAACATAATAACCTCCTGTAGAATCTAAAATGATGGACAAACAAGGTTCCGTTACGAATAACTGGAGAGTACGAGCATACATTGGAGAGTAAACAAGCATTTCTTATGGGAGAGGGGCGCTTATTGAAATGAACTCGTTCTATGTATTTAGCGGGAAAAAGATTAAACGGTACCTGATTGTCTTCGTTGCTGCCATCTTTGCGATCGGTATTATTTATCTGGAGCGTGGCAATGTCTCCGTATTCTCGGAGGAAGCACCATCGGCCGTCTACAGCGTTCCAACCGAGAAGAAGGTAATTGCACTTACCTTTGACATCAGCTGGGGAGATAAACGGACAGAGCCGATTCTGAAAGTTCTTCAGGAAAATAAAGTGCAGAAGGCAACCTTTTTCCTTTCGTCCCCCTGGAGCAAGACACACCCCGAAATTGTTACTGCCATCAAAGAGGCAGGATATGAAATTGGCAGCCATGGTCACAGACATGAGAACTACAGCAGCCTGACTGAAGAAGAAATTCGCAAAGAAATTTCGACAGCTCATAGCATTTTAACCGATTTAACGGGAAAAGAACCGAAATTAATACGTCTGCCCAACGGGGACTTTGACAAGCGAGTGCTTCAGGTAGCCAATAGTCTGAATTATCAGGTTGTTCAGTGGGATACCGACTCTTTGGATTGGAAAAACCCTGGTGTACAGACCATAGTTGATCGCGTAGTAAGCAAAGCACATCCAGGGGACATCGTACTGCTGCATGCTAGCGATTCCTCTAAACAAACTCATGAAGCACTCCCTGTCATTATCGACAAATTAAAAAATCAGGGCTATGAATTCGTAACCGTGTCTGAGTTGCTTAACCATTCCAGTGTAGAAGGTAAGGAAGTTCGTGATCAAGCCAGCGGTCAATAATTGGTAGATCGCTTGGGCTACAGCTCAAATACGAGTGTAAAAGTTGAAAAGAGCTAACCAGGTTAGCTCTTTTTGGTATGTTTTTATGCAAAAGGATTTTATGCTCGGCTTTCTTTCAACTGTTCTGCCTTTCCACTTACACTCCCGTTCGTAGATACATCCACCAGCCTGTGCAATATCAGCATTTGGTATGCATTACATAAGAGCAAGGGAACCACAATAAATATGGTTGCAGCATTCACATCAATACGTAATACGCCGATCGTCTCCACTATGGTGACGGCAATCATGAAAAAGAGTGTAGGTACAAGCGCGGAGATATGAGTGAGCTTTACTTTAACGTAAGCGGTAACAATTGCAGCTGCCAAAATAATGATACCTAACACAATATCCGATATGCGCTCCCGGTCTCCCCCAACAAACAGGCGTAAAAACATCACGTCAAGCAGGGCTAACACCGTTAGTACAATCTGCACGATCTGCCAACCGCGCTTTGGAAATACACCTTTACCCATATAATTCAATATCAGATATGCAAAGAAACCCATTTGTGAATAAACGCTGATCATAACCCCTGATCCAAATAGGATCAAAAGATACAGAAGAAAATCATTCAATCCATTTGTTTTCTCCCCGTTCACCAGCATCATAATCAATCCTGTACCCAATGCTCCCGCGGCCCCAATAAGCAAGGCTGTCCAAAACAGGAAAAACCATCTACGTAAATTCAAAAGTTTTCCACCCCCGAGTGTTTATTTTACCAACCTTCTCAGCAAAAAACCATCATTGCTCAACATATTTCCCCCTTTCCCATCACATACTACATCCAGTATCTAATCAAGGAGGGATTGTACACATGAAACGGCCTTTGTGGCAGCTATGCTGTGTCGTACTGGGGCTATCCGTCATGCTTGCCGGCTGCGGTTCAGATCAGAGTTCTTCGCCTCCTCAGGGCAGTTATAAAGAGATGAAAACAATGGTTGTAGATATTTTGAAAAGTGACGAAGGCAAGAAAGCGGTGGAGGAAGCTCTTACAGGTCAAAGCTCATCCAGCAGTGAAGGCGGCGGTTCAGAAGAAGGTGGTGGCGGATCGGGTGGTGGTTCGGGAACCATTGGTATGAAA
Proteins encoded in this region:
- a CDS encoding stage II sporulation protein M is translated as MLKFSTFLKDLGSIRSALIWSVVLFAVGIGAGWVSTGPLEELLLNQIGGLREVSERLEQGGNVQWNFFLFIFFNNAIKSVLVIYAGIFFGILPVIFLLINGMVLGFVVHTTMNYGASFYDIVVKGLLPHGIIEIPVIIIACAFGLKFGGLVIKSLAQLGSDKRNTMGTRWRAFMNRTLTASFWVVILLLVAAIIESTLTYTLVRG
- a CDS encoding KinB-signaling pathway activation protein produces the protein MNLRRWFFLFWTALLIGAAGALGTGLIMMLVNGEKTNGLNDFLLYLLILFGSGVMISVYSQMGFFAYLILNYMGKGVFPKRGWQIVQIVLTVLALLDVMFLRLFVGGDRERISDIVLGIIILAAAIVTAYVKVKLTHISALVPTLFFMIAVTIVETIGVLRIDVNAATIFIVVPLLLCNAYQMLILHRLVDVSTNGSVSGKAEQLKESRA
- the pdaB gene encoding polysaccharide deacetylase family sporulation protein PdaB; its protein translation is MNSFYVFSGKKIKRYLIVFVAAIFAIGIIYLERGNVSVFSEEAPSAVYSVPTEKKVIALTFDISWGDKRTEPILKVLQENKVQKATFFLSSPWSKTHPEIVTAIKEAGYEIGSHGHRHENYSSLTEEEIRKEISTAHSILTDLTGKEPKLIRLPNGDFDKRVLQVANSLNYQVVQWDTDSLDWKNPGVQTIVDRVVSKAHPGDIVLLHASDSSKQTHEALPVIIDKLKNQGYEFVTVSELLNHSSVEGKEVRDQASGQ